One Setaria viridis chromosome 7, Setaria_viridis_v4.0, whole genome shotgun sequence genomic region harbors:
- the LOC117865042 gene encoding large ribosomal subunit protein uL11z → MPPKLDPSQVVEVFVRVTGGEVGAASSLAPKIGPLGLSPKKIGEDIAKETAKDWKGLRVTVKLTVQNRQAKVSVVPSAAALVIKALKEPERDRKKVKNIKHSGNISLDDVIEIARTMRSRSMAKELAGTVKEILGTCVSVGCTVDGKDPKDLQQEIDDGEVEIPSA, encoded by the coding sequence ATGCCGCCGAAGCTCGACCCGTCGCAGGTGGTGGAGGTCTTCGTCCGCGTGacgggcggcgaggtcggcgcggCGTCGTCGCTGGCGCCCAAGATCGGCCCGCTCGGTCTCTCCCCGAAGAAGATCGGAGAGGACATCGCCAAGGAGACGGCCAAGGACTGGAAGGGCCTCCGCGTCACCGTCAAGCTCACCGTCCAGAACCGCCAGGCCAAGGTCTCCGTTgtgccctccgccgccgcgctcgtcaTAAAGGCGCTCAAGGAACCGGAGAGGGACAGGAAGAAGGTCAAGAACATCAAGCACAGTGGTAACATCAGCCTCGACGACGTCATCGAGATCGCCAGGACCATGAGGTCTAGGTCCATGGCCAAGGAGTTGGCCGGCACTGTCAAGGAGATCCTCGGCACCTGCGTCAGCGTCGGATGCACCGTCGACGGCAAGGACCCCAAGGACCTGCAGCAGGAGAtcgacgacggcgaggtcgAGATCCCCTCAGCTTGA